In a genomic window of Methanoregula sp. UBA64:
- a CDS encoding ABC transporter ATP-binding protein — protein sequence MTLTVESVTKTLGNFSVREISFTIRTGEYFMLLGPTGAGKTIVLETIAGIHTPDAGRICWDGEDITHAEPRDRHIAVVYQDYMLFPHLTIRENIGFGLTQKKTDPSAKEAAVRVTAGMLGILPLLDRYPETLSGGEQQRVALARALVLKPRVLLLDEPTNALDSAMREHMRQELARIHRITGTTVIQITHHFEEVFALADRVAVMRDGQIVQTGTPDEVFWHPRDTFVADFVGIKNQIRGTARRAGDLTEIVTGSGAVIVAAEAEEGPAVATLHAEDIIVSREPFVSSARNRLEGTIVAIVPSGSTVRVMIDAGFPLCALLTRESASELCLTEGCTVYATFKASAVHVIPEKAPDLPAGSKEKTVQEYG from the coding sequence GTGACGCTGACCGTTGAATCCGTAACTAAAACGCTCGGGAACTTTTCGGTAAGGGAGATCAGTTTTACGATCCGGACCGGGGAATACTTCATGCTCCTTGGGCCCACCGGTGCGGGAAAGACGATCGTGCTTGAAACGATTGCCGGTATCCATACCCCGGATGCCGGGCGGATCTGCTGGGACGGCGAAGATATCACGCATGCCGAACCGCGCGACCGCCATATCGCGGTCGTGTACCAGGACTACATGCTCTTCCCCCACCTTACAATCCGGGAAAACATCGGGTTTGGCCTTACACAGAAAAAAACGGACCCGTCAGCAAAGGAAGCAGCCGTGCGTGTGACCGCGGGGATGCTCGGAATCCTTCCCCTGCTCGACCGGTACCCGGAAACATTGAGCGGCGGCGAACAGCAGCGCGTGGCCCTTGCCCGGGCGCTCGTCTTGAAACCCCGGGTGCTCCTGCTCGATGAACCCACGAACGCGCTTGACTCCGCAATGCGCGAGCACATGCGCCAGGAGCTCGCGCGTATTCACCGGATCACGGGTACGACCGTGATCCAGATCACGCACCATTTCGAGGAGGTCTTTGCCCTTGCCGACCGGGTCGCGGTGATGCGGGACGGTCAGATCGTCCAGACCGGGACGCCGGACGAGGTCTTCTGGCACCCGCGGGATACCTTTGTTGCGGACTTTGTGGGAATAAAAAACCAGATCCGGGGTACGGCGCGGCGGGCCGGGGACCTTACCGAGATCGTAACGGGATCGGGCGCGGTCATTGTCGCGGCGGAGGCAGAGGAGGGCCCGGCAGTCGCCACGCTGCATGCCGAAGACATCATCGTCTCACGGGAACCGTTCGTGTCGAGTGCGAGAAACCGGCTCGAAGGTACGATCGTCGCGATCGTCCCGTCCGGGAGCACGGTCCGGGTCATGATCGATGCCGGCTTCCCGCTCTGTGCGCTGCTCACCCGGGAGAGCGCAAGCGAGCTCTGCCTTACCGAAGGCTGCACGGTCTATGCGACGTTCAAGGCCTCGGCCGTCCACGTGATTCCGGAGAAAGCGCCCGATCTGCCGGCAGGATCAAAAGAGAAGACGGTTCAGGAGTACGGGTAA
- the tsaA gene encoding tRNA (N6-threonylcarbamoyladenosine(37)-N6)-methyltransferase TrmO produces the protein MQMTLCPIGYVRSPYKLPKDAPRQGRLSDTVSEIVIDEQYLPGLRDLAAKKHVIVLSWFDRADRSALVATPPGSSTDHGVFATRSPNRPNPIGLCVVDLIKTEGPVLTVRGLDSLDGTPVLDLKPYSPEIDCVR, from the coding sequence ATGCAGATGACCCTGTGCCCCATCGGGTACGTGCGCTCGCCCTACAAGCTACCAAAGGACGCCCCCCGCCAGGGCCGGCTTTCGGACACGGTCTCGGAGATCGTGATTGACGAACAGTACCTTCCCGGTCTCCGCGACCTTGCCGCAAAAAAGCACGTGATCGTCCTCTCCTGGTTCGACCGGGCCGACCGTTCGGCGCTCGTTGCAACCCCGCCCGGCAGCAGCACGGACCACGGCGTCTTTGCCACCCGCTCGCCGAACCGTCCCAACCCGATCGGACTCTGCGTGGTAGACCTCATAAAAACGGAAGGTCCGGTCCTTACCGTCCGGGGCCTCGACTCGCTCGATGGCACACCGGTCCTTGACCTCAAGCCGTATTCGCCCGAGATAGACTGTGTCCGGTAA
- a CDS encoding sensor histidine kinase, with amino-acid sequence MIRTPSNPPAWWLDISAQPRLLIFIALVTAGLILEIVLHLGYGISVVYTHFFYLIVVAAGVWFGKRAVWVALFFGGLHVAVSCLVAPGIPVDALLRATMLVIVAAVIGTVVDQMNAYYEQVLAKNRELTEMNSRLDTSQRAIVLANKKLNLLSSITRHDITNQLTALLAYIELSNMMATDDEMKRTIAKEETVAGNILRQIEFTKTYEDIGVKEPQWQNVAGLLSSLKPAIEGTGIALSAPPKSLEIYADPLLAKVFENLLDNSIRHGEHVRRIAVRYEMRGEACLLLYTDDGAGVPAKDKQRIFERGFGKHTGLGLFLTREILSITGITIAETGLYGGGVQFELCIPAGSFRC; translated from the coding sequence GTGATCCGTACCCCGAGCAATCCGCCGGCGTGGTGGCTGGATATCTCCGCCCAGCCCCGTCTTCTCATTTTCATTGCCCTCGTTACTGCCGGTCTGATCCTTGAAATAGTCCTCCATCTCGGGTACGGGATATCGGTAGTCTATACCCATTTCTTCTACCTGATCGTTGTCGCAGCCGGGGTCTGGTTCGGGAAACGGGCAGTCTGGGTTGCGCTCTTTTTCGGCGGACTGCATGTTGCCGTGAGCTGTCTTGTTGCCCCGGGCATTCCGGTCGATGCTCTGCTCCGGGCCACGATGCTCGTCATTGTTGCAGCGGTGATCGGGACCGTGGTCGACCAGATGAATGCCTATTACGAGCAGGTGCTTGCAAAGAACCGGGAGCTCACCGAGATGAACAGCCGGCTCGATACCTCCCAGAGAGCTATCGTGCTCGCGAACAAGAAACTCAACCTGCTCTCTTCCATTACCCGGCACGACATCACCAACCAGCTTACCGCGCTCCTTGCTTATATCGAACTCTCGAATATGATGGCCACGGACGACGAGATGAAAAGAACGATCGCAAAGGAGGAGACCGTGGCAGGAAATATCCTCCGCCAGATCGAGTTCACGAAAACCTACGAGGATATAGGGGTAAAAGAACCGCAGTGGCAGAACGTGGCCGGTCTGCTCTCCTCCTTAAAACCGGCAATCGAAGGGACCGGCATCGCCCTGTCTGCCCCGCCCAAAAGCCTGGAGATCTATGCCGACCCGCTCCTTGCAAAAGTTTTTGAAAATCTTCTCGACAACTCGATCCGGCACGGCGAGCATGTCCGGCGTATCGCGGTCCGGTACGAGATGCGCGGCGAAGCCTGCCTGCTCCTCTATACCGATGACGGGGCGGGAGTCCCGGCAAAGGACAAGCAGCGGATCTTCGAGCGAGGCTTTGGGAAACATACCGGCCTTGGCCTGTTCCTGACCCGCGAGATCCTCTCGATAACCGGTATTACCATTGCCGAGACCGGCCTGTATGGCGGGGGCGTGCAGTTCGAACTGTGTATCCCGGCCGGATCCTTCCGGTGCTAA
- a CDS encoding DUF134 domain-containing protein, which translates to MEPDETVAPAECRRRGRPRVRRIIEGRADARCYEPRCCPEKDGANVTLTPEELELLRLIDIEGLEQEEAATRLGVSRKTAWRDLHETRKKITDALVNGKGIEMTGCRRAAEGRCPCCPRAQSPDTENLS; encoded by the coding sequence ATGGAGCCAGACGAGACAGTTGCCCCGGCTGAATGCCGGCGGCGCGGCCGGCCGCGGGTCCGGAGAATTATCGAGGGGAGAGCGGATGCCCGCTGCTATGAGCCGCGGTGCTGCCCGGAAAAGGACGGGGCCAATGTCACCCTGACCCCCGAGGAGCTCGAACTGCTGCGGCTGATCGATATCGAAGGGCTCGAACAGGAGGAAGCAGCAACCCGGCTCGGCGTCTCGCGCAAAACCGCATGGCGCGACCTGCACGAGACAAGGAAAAAGATCACGGATGCCCTTGTCAACGGCAAGGGGATCGAGATGACCGGCTGCCGCCGCGCTGCCGAAGGCCGGTGCCCGTGTTGTCCCCGGGCACAATCACCGGATACGGAAAACCTGTCCTGA
- a CDS encoding DUF169 domain-containing protein, which translates to MTDEPLKIAVDFKESAEVLTKYLGLEGSPVAFKFATKKEDIPAGMPEIDKVMRHCTMVMVARKENKAFYATADRHECNGGAWALGLKDITQTLKTGEFYFKLGKFASAPSCKRTIEHIPHLGLKETYATLYAPLENAPFVPQVVFIIASPRTMLKLAQATLFTLGGRIHAEFSGIQSVCADAAAQTYLTGHPNFSLGCDGSRRYSGIAEGEMVMGLPAEMLPELTAAIKVVVAAPGSK; encoded by the coding sequence ATGACAGACGAACCCTTAAAGATCGCAGTGGATTTTAAGGAATCCGCTGAAGTCCTCACAAAATACCTTGGCCTTGAAGGCTCCCCGGTTGCCTTCAAGTTCGCGACAAAAAAGGAGGATATCCCGGCCGGCATGCCCGAGATCGACAAGGTCATGAGGCACTGCACCATGGTCATGGTTGCAAGAAAAGAGAACAAGGCCTTCTATGCAACAGCCGACCGCCACGAGTGCAATGGCGGTGCATGGGCGCTCGGGTTAAAGGACATCACGCAAACGCTCAAGACCGGTGAGTTCTACTTCAAGCTCGGCAAGTTTGCGAGCGCTCCTTCGTGCAAGCGCACGATCGAACACATCCCGCACCTGGGCCTTAAGGAGACGTACGCAACACTGTATGCGCCGCTTGAAAACGCGCCCTTCGTCCCGCAGGTTGTCTTTATCATTGCAAGCCCCCGCACCATGCTCAAGCTCGCCCAGGCCACGCTCTTTACGCTCGGCGGCCGGATCCACGCGGAGTTCTCCGGCATCCAGTCGGTCTGCGCCGATGCAGCCGCACAGACATATCTTACCGGCCACCCCAACTTCTCGCTCGGGTGCGACGGGTCGCGGCGCTACTCCGGTATTGCCGAAGGCGAGATGGTGATGGGCCTGCCCGCGGAGATGCTGCCGGAACTTACTGCGGCAATAAAAGTCGTTGTCGCTGCACCGGGTTCAAAGTAA
- the cooS gene encoding anaerobic carbon-monoxide dehydrogenase catalytic subunit, whose protein sequence is MGDEEPKPVLVRERLDVCELDRARMSLLNPALVAQKREERTIDEVAKPLIEMALKEGLETVWDRFEMQQPPCKFCEAGISCSRCTMGPCRIIPPHRIRGVCGADADLIVARNLLDAIATGAAAHSDHGRDIVETLYLVGTGKTTDYGIADPEKLRRLCREYGISTEGADDKKCAGELGRAMIEEYGMAKNLLQLTARAPKATRDLWDAAGIAPRGIDREVVDCMHRIQMGVGADYVNILLQGLRCSLSDGWGGSMIGTDISDVLFGTPEIRTSSVNLGVLKKEYVNIAVHGHNPVLSEMIVRAVADPELVALARANGAEGINLVGLCCTGSELLMRKGVPMAGNHLNQELVIMTGALEAMVVDYQCIFPSLPRTASCFHTLVISTSPKAKIPGSYYFGFTPENGYATAKAIVKMAVGNFKNRNPQRVLIPGEPVPLMSGFSNEAIKKALGGSFKPLIDLIAAGKIRGAVGIVGCNNPHIQHDSAHVALTKALIKKNILCVETGCAAIATGKAGLLMPEAAALAGDDLRAVCESLKIPPVLHMGSCVDNSRILVLAAELGNALNVPIHKLPIAGAAPEWYSQKAVSIGAYFVASGVYTVLGVMPHISGSPPVVSLLTTGLTNVTGANFAVEPDPVKAADLIANHIEQKRTGLGI, encoded by the coding sequence ATGGGAGACGAAGAACCAAAACCCGTACTGGTGCGGGAAAGGCTCGATGTCTGCGAGCTTGACCGCGCCCGAATGTCCCTTTTGAACCCGGCACTTGTCGCGCAGAAACGCGAGGAGCGCACAATCGACGAAGTCGCCAAACCGCTTATCGAGATGGCGTTAAAAGAAGGTCTCGAAACGGTCTGGGACCGGTTCGAAATGCAGCAGCCGCCTTGTAAATTCTGCGAGGCCGGGATCTCGTGCTCCCGGTGCACGATGGGGCCGTGCCGGATCATCCCGCCCCACCGGATCCGCGGCGTCTGCGGTGCCGATGCCGATCTCATCGTTGCACGGAACCTGCTGGATGCAATCGCGACCGGGGCTGCCGCCCATTCCGATCATGGCCGGGATATTGTCGAGACGCTGTACCTGGTCGGGACCGGGAAAACTACCGATTACGGCATCGCCGATCCGGAAAAGCTCCGCCGGCTCTGCCGGGAGTACGGCATCAGTACCGAAGGAGCGGACGATAAAAAATGTGCCGGCGAACTCGGGCGGGCCATGATCGAAGAGTACGGCATGGCAAAGAACCTGCTCCAGCTTACGGCCCGGGCGCCAAAGGCCACCCGGGATCTCTGGGACGCCGCCGGCATCGCGCCCCGGGGAATCGACCGCGAAGTCGTGGACTGTATGCACCGGATCCAGATGGGGGTGGGTGCGGACTATGTCAATATCCTGCTCCAGGGCCTGCGCTGCAGCCTTTCCGATGGCTGGGGCGGTTCGATGATCGGGACCGACATCTCCGATGTCCTCTTTGGCACGCCGGAGATCCGCACGTCGTCCGTGAACCTGGGGGTGCTCAAAAAAGAATACGTCAACATCGCGGTCCACGGCCACAACCCGGTGCTCTCCGAGATGATTGTCCGGGCGGTTGCCGACCCGGAGCTCGTCGCCCTTGCCCGGGCAAACGGCGCAGAAGGGATCAACCTTGTCGGGCTCTGCTGCACGGGAAGCGAACTTTTGATGCGCAAGGGCGTCCCGATGGCGGGCAACCACCTCAACCAGGAGCTGGTCATCATGACCGGGGCGCTCGAGGCAATGGTCGTGGATTACCAGTGCATCTTCCCCTCGCTCCCGCGCACGGCGAGCTGTTTCCACACGCTGGTTATCTCAACAAGCCCCAAGGCGAAGATCCCGGGTTCCTATTACTTCGGTTTTACTCCGGAGAACGGGTATGCCACGGCAAAGGCTATCGTGAAAATGGCAGTCGGGAATTTCAAAAACCGCAACCCGCAGCGCGTGCTCATCCCGGGCGAACCGGTACCGCTCATGTCCGGTTTTTCCAACGAAGCCATCAAAAAAGCGCTCGGCGGATCGTTTAAGCCGCTCATCGATCTCATCGCGGCCGGGAAGATCCGGGGAGCGGTCGGGATTGTCGGCTGCAACAACCCCCATATCCAACATGACTCCGCCCATGTGGCGCTCACAAAAGCGCTTATTAAGAAAAACATCCTCTGCGTCGAGACCGGCTGCGCCGCAATCGCTACGGGAAAAGCCGGCCTCCTGATGCCGGAGGCAGCGGCCCTTGCCGGTGACGACCTGCGGGCGGTCTGCGAATCCTTAAAGATCCCGCCCGTGCTCCACATGGGCTCGTGCGTAGACAATTCAAGGATCCTTGTCCTTGCAGCGGAGCTGGGTAATGCCCTCAACGTCCCGATCCACAAACTGCCGATAGCCGGTGCCGCGCCGGAATGGTACTCGCAGAAGGCGGTCTCTATCGGCGCCTATTTCGTTGCTTCGGGAGTGTATACCGTGCTTGGCGTGATGCCGCACATTTCAGGAAGCCCGCCGGTCGTCTCGCTCCTGACAACCGGCCTCACAAACGTGACCGGGGCAAATTTCGCTGTCGAACCAGACCCGGTAAAAGCCGCGGACCTGATCGCAAACCACATCGAACAGAAACGGACGGGACTGGGAATATGA
- a CDS encoding AAA family ATPase, giving the protein MSMPEDGGAGIRVVITGKGGVGKTTVAALLAHIFARKGKRVLAVDGDPQQNLAAALGLSPDAAARIVPVAESREYIREKTGAGPGVTPGGFFALNPDVRDVTDRFSVEVAPGLRLLVMGSVNQAGAGCLCPEYALLAAILRHMRLSPDDIVILDTPAGLEHFGRAVADGFSCAVVIADPSFNAVAVARESARLAGELGIPKIIFAVNRVRGDEDVAKVCGSDRCRPAFPTAVFLPYDPEVMAADPAVAGLLDRDSVFGEGVRALAAALLQTGGT; this is encoded by the coding sequence ATGAGTATGCCGGAAGACGGCGGGGCCGGTATCCGGGTCGTCATCACCGGGAAAGGCGGGGTGGGGAAGACCACGGTTGCCGCCCTGCTCGCCCATATCTTTGCCCGCAAGGGAAAACGGGTGCTTGCCGTGGACGGCGATCCCCAGCAGAACCTTGCAGCAGCCCTCGGGCTTTCCCCGGATGCCGCCGCCCGGATCGTCCCGGTTGCAGAGAGCCGGGAGTATATCCGGGAAAAAACCGGGGCGGGGCCCGGGGTTACGCCCGGCGGGTTCTTTGCGCTCAACCCGGACGTGCGCGATGTTACCGACCGGTTCTCCGTTGAGGTCGCGCCCGGTCTTCGCCTGCTCGTGATGGGGAGCGTGAACCAGGCCGGTGCCGGGTGCCTCTGCCCGGAGTATGCCCTGCTTGCCGCAATTCTCCGGCACATGCGCCTCTCACCTGACGATATCGTCATCCTCGATACCCCGGCCGGCCTCGAACATTTCGGGAGGGCGGTTGCAGACGGCTTCTCCTGTGCGGTAGTGATCGCGGATCCCTCGTTCAATGCAGTAGCGGTTGCACGGGAATCCGCCCGGCTTGCCGGTGAACTCGGGATCCCGAAAATTATCTTCGCGGTGAACAGGGTCCGCGGCGATGAAGATGTGGCAAAGGTTTGCGGGAGCGACCGCTGCCGGCCCGCGTTTCCGACAGCAGTCTTCCTGCCGTACGATCCGGAAGTAATGGCCGCCGATCCTGCGGTTGCCGGGCTCCTTGACCGCGACTCCGTGTTCGGCGAGGGGGTCCGGGCGCTTGCCGCGGCCCTCCTGCAGACCGGCGGCACATAA